Proteins encoded together in one Lathyrus oleraceus cultivar Zhongwan6 chromosome 5, CAAS_Psat_ZW6_1.0, whole genome shotgun sequence window:
- the LOC127081607 gene encoding uncharacterized protein LOC127081607, which produces MAGEQHSDHSRPLVNYNMDDGPPSHEADVRDGHPSTPSPEPQNNGDVPHAHNLGAETFHPIPVPVEGDAVMIAMVNALNQAGSMLHQQHERIMALEAERQEARPQPLSRIQQRPEPTKKRGRRSPEPHASRARAHRDGGRARTSPRRGHSPDNNELSPLRSDEEDLHCPLSRAIMEAPLPKGMEKPPNLAVYDGTTDPDDHVDNVNAMLDYRNDITGHLKCRLFSTTLRKGAMAWYKSLAPESITSWRVMRSMFTRHFTASRRHPKTEATLEAIVQKKNETLRSYIERFNQEAVEVDTTEHMKKYLLERGLLPGSELSRAVGIEPPRTLNELLHKAQAYIRYEEKQVAHNARSGRNAGETEHSKREDTSISRRNGDRRREERPRELREGRGPAGRYSEYTLLTAPRERILAECINSEFKQGRVRFPKPSAPKPHTDKSKYCRFHRSHGHVTEDCVHLKDAIEILIQEGHLKQYTRKNEAPRHDEPEKKRPRENTPPDNSPYQVALCVSRPEDFFPPEPLPEGKITALSPWEDFPTTLVISGGGTNGESAALSVKRKFDELLLTAPEQKATLTKYRGKSNPISFFLEELPGGSPNSAIPLLIRAKMARFDVRRILVDEGSSVDIMYVHLFKTLKLDKTNLAPYVGSDLQGFNGATTRPWGYVELLVTFGEQETAREVKIQFLVVDCPSLYNCIFGRPTLAELTAVPSTVHLKMKYYTKLGRVVTIHGDIEAARRCYDAAVKGQAVVSTKSNCNNKKLKTEDPARGVNAIDLDCRIGLDETGEGRFPKERSLEHPVRPIPDGEFELIPLGDDPERTVKIGKGLPEETREELVACLKENSDLFAWNAAEMPGLDPEIACHKLAVDRAAKPIAQRRRKQSPEKAEAAERAVKDLLEANFISEAQYTTWLSNVVLVKKNNGKWRMCVDYTDLNRACPKDAFPLPNIDSLVDNSAGFKLLSFMDAYSGYNQIPMSPADKKHTAFMTPTGNYYYNVMPFGLKNAGATYQRMMNKVFKDEIGDMLEVYMDDMIVKSHEEVTHARHLTKVFEQARQCKMRFNPEKCTFGVRAGKFLGFYLTERGIEANPDKCRAFSEFPTPKTKKSIQSLNGVLASLSRFIAKSAQHALPFFRLLRKEATFDWTDECEQALLHLKKVLSQPPVLSRPSEKETLYLYLSVATEAVSAVLIRETDEGQKPIYFTSKALQGPELRYQQIEKVALALINTARRLRYYFLAHTIKVRTDQPIKQLLGRPDMAGRMLKWSLELSEFDIQYESRKALKAQALADFVAEMTHCPTPAESAHKWTIFVDGASSTSGSGAGIILENEEGILIEVSLALAFPTSNNQAEYEAFLAGLRLADDLGAKEVKISTDSQLVASQVRGEYQTKNDNLLGYLSLVKEKLDRFEKWEVQHIPREHNTRADVLSKLASTRKKGGNKSVIQEILPRPSIDKLPPPLEVNAIGDAHCWMTPIYNYLTRDELPADPKEAAIVKRRACSLGEAKRAWVEELHSVLWAYRTTPHSTTGETPFRLTYGTEAVIPVEIRTPTRRTEEPLDEEMNDETLRAELDLVEEIRSEAALRETTLKQKIALRHDAKVIKREFQVGTLVLRRNQKNPREGKLAANWEGPYRVRDKTSNGAYYLENLQGEQLARPWNAEKLRQYYS; this is translated from the exons ATGGCCGGAGAACAACATAGCGATCACAGCCGTCCCCTCGTCAACTACAACATGGACGACGGCCCGCCATCCCATGAGGCGGACGTTCGGGACGGTCATCCATCCACCCCGTCTCCAGAGCCCCAAAACAACGGAGATGTCCCTCACGCCCACAATTTAGGGGCAGAGACATTTCATCCCATTCCCGTTCCCGTTGAAGGAGACGCCGTAATGATTGCCATGGTGAATGCCCTCAATCAGGCCGGTTCTATGCTCCACCAGCAGCACGAACGAATCATGGCCCTCGAAGCCGAACGACAAGAGGCCCGGCCCCAGCCCCTGAGTAGGATACAACAACGTCCGGAGCCAACGAAGAAGCGAGGACGTCGCTCTCCCGAACCCCACGCCAGCAGGGCACGCGCCCATCGTGACGGTGGTCGAGCGAGAACATCACCAAGGCGCGGGCACAGCCCCGACAACAACGAACTGTCTCCCTTAAGGAGCGACGAGGAAGATTTGCATTGCCCCCTATCTCGGGCAATAATGGAAGCCCCGCTCCCCAAAGGCATGGAGAAACCGCCAAACCTAGCTGTGTACGACGGGACTACAGATCCCGACGATCACGTCGACAACGTCAACGCGATGCTCGACTACCGCAATGATATAACCGGGCACCTCAAATGCCGACTGTTCTCAACGACCCTCAGGAAAGGGGCCATGGCCTGGTACAAAAGCTTGGCCCCTGAGTCCATTACGTCATGGAGAGTCATGAGGTCCATGTTCACCCGGCACTTTACAGCTTCCCGTCGTCACCCCAAGACTGAGGCGACCCTTGAAGCCATAGtgcagaagaagaatgaaacGCTGCGCTCATACATCGAGCGATTCAACCAGGAAGCTGTCGAGGTAGATACCACCGAGCACATGAAGAAGTATCTCCTCGAGAGAGGTCTCTTACCCGGCAGTGAACTTAGCAGAGCCGTAGGGATCGAGCCTCCCCGCACCTTAAACGAGCTCCTGCATAAAGCCCAGGCCTACATCAGATACGAGGAAAAGCAGGTGGCACACAATGCCCGCAGCGGACGTAACGCTGGGGAGACCGAGCACTCAAAACGCGAGGACACGAGCATTTCCCGTCGCAACGGAGACAGACGAAGAGAAGAAAGACCTCGCGAGCTCCGGGAAGGAAGAGGCCCCGCGGGCAGATATAGCGAGTACACCTTACTGACAGCTCCTCGAGAGCGTATCCTCGCAGAATGTATCAACTCTGAATTTAAGCAGGGCAGGGTCAGGTTCCCAAAACCGTCTGCACCAAAGCCCCACACCGACAAATCAAAGTACTGCCGGTTCCACAGAAGTCACGGACACGTGACCGAAGACTGCGTCCACCTGAAAGATGCGATTGAAATTTTAATCCAAGAAGGGCACCTGAAGCAGTACACGAGGAAGAACGAAGCTCCCAGACACGACGAGCCAGAGAAGAAGAGACCCCGGGAAAACACACCCCCCGACAACTCTCCCTATCAAGTGGCCCTCTGCGTGTCACGACCGGAAGATTTCTTCCCCCCCGAACCATTGCCCGAGGGCAAGATCACTGCACTCAGCCCCTGGGAAGACTTCCCTACCACACTGGTGATATCAGGAGGAGGAACTAACGGGGAATCCGCGGCCCTCTCCGTCAAACGCAAGTTCGACGAACTCCTACTGACTGCCCCCGAGCAGAAAGCGACATTGACAAAATACCGGGGAAAATCCAACCCAATATCCTTCTTCCTGGAGGAACTCCCGGGCGGATCCCCGAACTCGGCCATCCCACTATTGATTAGAGCAAAGATGGCCAGATTCGACGTACGACGCATCCTGGTCGACGAAGGCAGCTCAGTGGATATCATGTACGTCCACCTCTTCAAGACTCTGAAGCTAGACAAGACCAACTTAGCCCCCTACGTCGGATCAGATCTCCAAGGATTCAACGGAGCAACAACCAGACCGTGGGGATATGTTGAGCTCCTCGTCACTTTCGGCGAACAAGAAACGGCCAGGGAAGTCAAAATCCAATTCCTGGTCGTAGACTGTCCGTCTCTCTACAATTGCATCTTTGGACGCCCGACGCTGGCCGAACTCACTGCGGTCCCATCCACCGTCCACCTGAAGATGAAATACTACACCAAATTGGGACGTGTGGTCACCATCCATGGTGACATCGAAGCAGCCCGGCGATGCTACGACGCCGCAGTAAAAGGACAGGCCGTAGTCAGCACGAAGAGCAACTGCAACAACAAAAAACTCAAGACCGAGGATCCTGCCCGAGGAGTCAACGCCATCGACCTCGACTGTCGCATCGGGCTGGACGAGACCGGAGAGGGGAGGTTCCCCAAGGAACGCTCTCTCGAACACCCGGTCCGACCAATCCCCGACGGGGAGTTCGAACTCATTCCTCTTGGGGACGATCCGGAAAGGACGGTGAAGATAGGTAAGGGACTACCCGAGGAAACAAGAGAAGAGCTAGTAGCATGCCTCAAAGAGAACTCCGACCTCTTCGCGTGGAATGCCGCAGAAATGCCCGGGCTGGACCCCGAGATCGCGTGTCATAAGCTAGCTGTAGACCGGGCAGCCAAGCCCATAGCACAGCGTAGACGCAAGCAATCGCCCGAAAAGGCAGAGGCTGCCGAGCGAGCTGTAAAAGACCTCTTAGAGGCAAATTTTATTTCTGAAGCCCAGTACACAACCTGGCTCTCTAATGTAGTCCTCgttaagaaaaataatggaaaatggcgtatgtgtgttgattatactgATCTTAATAGGGCTTGCCCGAAAGATGCTTTCCCCCTCCCTAATATAGACTCGCTCGTTGACAACTCTGCAGGTTTTAAACTCTTGTCCTTCATGGACGCATATAGTGGATACAACCAGATCCCTATGTCGCCCGCAGACAAGAAACACACAGCGTTCATGACCCCAACGGGCAATTACTACTACAACGTGATGCCGTTCGGGCTCAAGAACGCTGGCGCTACATACCAACGCATGATGAACAAAGTCTTCAAGGACGAAATAGGGGACATGCTCGAAGTGTACATGGACGACATGATCGTCAAATCACACGAGGAGGTAACCCATGCTCGACACCTTACGAAGGTATTCGAGCAGGCGAGACAGTGTAAAATGAGGTTCAACCCCGAGAAATGCACGTTCGGAGTCCGGGCAGGCAAGTTCCTCGGTTTCTATCTCACCGAAAGAGGGATCGAGGCCAACCCCGACAAATGCCGGGCATTCTCGGAGTTTCCGACCCCAAAAACCAAAAAATCGATCCAGTCACTCAATGGAGTGCTCGCCTCACTCTCCCGTTTCATCGCCAAGTCCGCCCAGCACGCATTGCCATTCTTCAGACTCCTTCGCAAAGAGGCTACCTTTGACTGGACCGATGAATGCGAACAAGCGCTACTCCATCTAAAGAAAGTTCTGTCCCAACCCCCGGTCTTATCACGGCCATCAGAAAAGGAAACCCTATACTTATACCTATCCGTGGCAACCGAGGCCGTCAGCGCCGTTCTAATAAGAGAAACCGACGAAGGACAAAAGCCCATCTATTTTACGAGTAAAGCACTCCAAGGTCCCGAGCTCCGATATCAGCAAATCGAAAAGGTCGCCCTGGCCCTCATCAACACAGCGAGGAGACTACGATATTACTTCCTCGCACACACGATAAAGGTGAGGACCGACCAGCCAATCAAACAGCTGCTCGGGCGCCCGGATATGGCCGGGAGGATGCTCAAGTGGTCATTAGAACTCTCCGAATTCGACATACAATACGAAAGTAGGAAAGCCTTGAAAGCTCAGGCGCTGGCCGACTTCGTCGCGGAGATGACCCACTGCCCGACTCCAGCAGAAAGCGCCCATAAATGGACGATCTTCGTCGATGGCGCCTCTAGCACATCAGGCAGCGGGGCCGGGATCATCCTCGAAAATGAAGAAGGGATCCTGATAGAGGTATCGTTAGCGCTAGCATTCCCAACATCAAACAAccaagccgaatacgaagccttCCTCGCAGGCCTGAGGTTAGCCGACGACCTGGGAGCAAAAGAGGTAAAAATATCCACCGACTCCCAGCTCGTGGCCTCACAAGTGCGAGGAGAATACCAAACCAAGAACGACAACCTCCTCGGGTACTTGTCCCTCGTCAAAGAAAAACTTGATAGATTTGAAAAATGGGAAGTTCAACACATACCCCGCGAGCACAACACACGGGCAGACGTTCTCTCGAAACTAGCCAGCACGAGGAAAAAGGGTGGGAATAAATCAGTAATCCAAGAAATTCTCCCGCGGCCCAGCATCGACAAACTACCGCCTCCACTCGAGGTCAACGCTATTGGAGATGCCCACTGTTGGATGACACCCATCTACAATTACCTCACACGAGACGAACTCCCGGCTGACCCGAAAGAGGCGGCCATTGTCAAACGACGCGCATGCTC ACTCGGCGAGGCAAAGAGGGCATGGGTCGAGGAGCTACATAGCGTCCTATGGGCCTACCGCACGACACCGCATTCTACCACCGGGGAAACCCCGTTCCGACTAACTTACGGCACCGAGGCAGTCATCCCGGTGGAGATACGGACGCCAACGAGGAGGACAGAGGAGCCCCTAGACGAGGAAATGAACGATGAAACCCTTAGAGCCGAGCTCGACCTAGTCGAGGAGATACGTTCCGAAGCAGCTCTCCGGGAAACAACCCTCAAACAAAAGATAGCACTACGTCATGACGCGAAAGTCATAAAAAGAGAGTTCCAGGTCGGCACCCTGGTCCTCAGAAGAAACCAGAAAAACCCGAGAGAGGGCAAACTGGCGGCCAACTGGGAAGGCCCTTACCGCGTCCGCGACAAAACGAGCAACGGGGCCTATTACCTAGAAAACCTACAAGGAGAACAACTCGCTCGACCATGGAACGCAGAAAAACTTAGACAATATTACAGCTAA